One genomic window of Thioclava sp. GXIMD4216 includes the following:
- a CDS encoding TRAP transporter large permease — MEWFIIIPFMFALFALNMRIYLAMFAAILIYFLAFAQMPIQIAVQRLIAPTQNSSLLAIPFFILLGTLLGTTGIATRLLKVADLLVGRLTGGLGHTNVMLSTLMGGLSASNLADAAMMCRMLVPDMIRQGYSRGTAAAITAASSLITPILPPGIALIIYGLVADVSIGHMFIAGILPGLTCSALLLITVYFVARKRGYKPSRTAAPSLTETRSTVISAWPAIFLIVLIIGGIRFGIFTPTEAGAVATVITLLIGLFVYREMKLSDLTSAFGTTARQTASVLLVIMMSSALGWIFSLERAGVMLADWIMSLTQNPWLFLAAINVLLLVLGMFIEGNALLIILVPLLKPVVVQLGIDPVHFGIVMILNLAIGTLTPPVGTVMLMVCALTKTQFAEFLREGWPFLLALLIALILVTFIPALSLALI, encoded by the coding sequence ATGGAATGGTTCATCATTATCCCCTTCATGTTCGCGCTATTTGCCCTGAACATGCGGATCTATCTCGCGATGTTTGCAGCGATCCTGATCTATTTTCTGGCTTTCGCCCAGATGCCGATCCAGATTGCGGTTCAACGCCTGATCGCGCCGACCCAGAACAGTTCGCTTCTGGCGATCCCCTTCTTCATTCTGCTGGGCACGCTCTTGGGAACCACGGGCATCGCCACGCGCCTTCTGAAGGTGGCCGATCTGCTGGTTGGCCGTCTGACGGGTGGTCTGGGACATACCAATGTGATGCTCTCCACACTGATGGGTGGGCTTTCGGCCTCTAACCTTGCGGATGCGGCGATGATGTGCCGGATGCTGGTTCCGGATATGATCCGTCAGGGCTATTCGCGCGGCACTGCGGCGGCCATCACCGCGGCCTCATCGCTGATCACGCCTATTCTCCCGCCCGGCATCGCGCTTATTATCTACGGGCTGGTGGCCGATGTCTCGATTGGACATATGTTCATCGCGGGGATCTTGCCGGGGTTGACCTGCTCGGCGCTGCTGTTGATCACCGTCTATTTCGTGGCACGCAAGCGCGGCTACAAGCCCTCGCGCACTGCCGCGCCCTCGTTGACGGAAACCCGCAGCACAGTGATATCCGCATGGCCTGCGATTTTCCTGATCGTTCTGATTATCGGCGGAATCCGGTTTGGTATTTTCACACCTACCGAAGCGGGCGCGGTTGCGACGGTGATCACCCTGCTGATCGGGCTCTTTGTTTATCGCGAGATGAAGCTGTCTGATCTGACCAGTGCCTTCGGCACGACCGCTCGTCAGACCGCTTCCGTGCTTCTGGTGATCATGATGTCCTCGGCTCTGGGCTGGATTTTCTCGCTCGAACGTGCCGGTGTCATGCTGGCCGACTGGATCATGAGCCTGACCCAGAACCCGTGGCTGTTCTTGGCTGCGATCAATGTCCTGTTGCTCGTGCTTGGCATGTTCATCGAAGGCAATGCCTTGCTGATCATCCTCGTGCCGCTGCTGAAGCCGGTTGTCGTTCAGCTGGGGATCGATCCCGTGCATTTCGGAATTGTCATGATCCTCAATCTGGCGATCGGCACACTTACACCGCCGGTCGGGACCGTTATGCTGATGGTCTGTGCCCTGACCAAGACACAGTTTGCCGAATTCTTGCGGGAGGGCTGGCCGTTCTTGCTGGCTTTGCTGATCGCCCTGATCCTCGTGACCTTCATTCCGGCCCTGTCGCTCGCATTGATATGA
- a CDS encoding flavin reductase — MHISDHALVDQMEICSIKFPADVDELALAGLETVAGESVSCPRILAAPAAFECHLTQTVPVSPARTIVLGQVKRMFVREALIDPDTLYVDQIGIDAVGRLGGHLYARQLDQFERITPSVEEFMAKDAL; from the coding sequence GTGCATATTTCCGACCATGCGCTGGTCGACCAGATGGAGATCTGTTCGATCAAATTTCCGGCCGATGTGGACGAGCTGGCGCTTGCGGGCCTCGAAACCGTGGCGGGCGAGAGCGTCAGCTGCCCGCGTATTCTTGCGGCCCCTGCGGCTTTCGAATGCCATTTGACGCAGACCGTGCCCGTCAGCCCCGCGCGGACCATCGTGCTGGGGCAAGTGAAGCGGATGTTCGTGCGCGAAGCTTTGATCGATCCTGATACCCTCTATGTCGACCAGATCGGGATCGATGCCGTGGGCCGCTTGGGCGGGCACCTTTATGCGCGCCAACTCGACCAGTTCGAGCGGATCACACCGAGCGTCGAGGAATTCATGGCCAAGGATGCCCTATAG
- a CDS encoding TRAP transporter small permease, giving the protein MRALFKTLDLVGGLLVAALVTITFAAVIARYALGAPLQWTEEMSGILMIWIVFLGAIGCEIERRHLCIDIVTLLLPERVQKVIASLVALASVVLLGAMAWLSYKLAESAALKKTQILKISWFWLDIAVTVGALGIALVIAYRLLRGWTMERDEDDALRE; this is encoded by the coding sequence ATGAGAGCCCTTTTCAAAACACTCGATCTCGTGGGCGGTTTGCTGGTTGCAGCGCTCGTCACAATCACATTTGCCGCGGTCATTGCGCGCTATGCACTCGGCGCGCCGCTGCAATGGACCGAGGAGATGTCCGGCATCCTGATGATCTGGATCGTCTTTCTCGGCGCGATCGGCTGCGAGATAGAGCGCCGCCATCTTTGCATCGATATTGTTACCCTTCTGCTTCCCGAACGCGTTCAAAAAGTGATCGCCTCTCTCGTAGCGCTGGCTTCTGTGGTCTTGCTCGGAGCGATGGCATGGTTGAGCTACAAGCTCGCCGAAAGCGCCGCTCTGAAGAAGACACAGATCCTCAAGATCTCGTGGTTCTGGCTCGATATCGCCGTCACGGTCGGTGCGCTCGGCATTGCCCTCGTCATTGCCTATCGGCTGCTGCGCGGCTGGACGATGGAGCGCGATGAGGATGACGCATTGCGCGAGTGA
- the pstB gene encoding phosphate ABC transporter ATP-binding protein PstB → MTETFFTTENHHATRRDARVDRLAFKGIDPRAPTKLDIRGLNFHYGKSHALKEINLAIPERQVTAFIGPSGCGKSTLLRCLNRMYDLYPGQFARGEVMLDGENILSETMDLNALRMKIGMVFQKPTPFPMTIRENIAFALRLNRLMPKSELDGRVEAALKGAALWDEVKDKLDASGQSLSGGQQQRLCIARTIAVEPEGILLDEPASALDPISTGRIEETIHALRERFTIVILTHNMQQAQRVSQRTAFMYLGELVETGETAQIFEAPAEQRTADYVRGHFG, encoded by the coding sequence ATGACCGAGACATTTTTCACCACCGAGAACCACCATGCCACACGCAGAGACGCCCGCGTAGACCGGCTCGCCTTCAAGGGGATCGACCCGCGCGCGCCGACAAAACTCGATATCCGCGGGCTCAATTTCCATTATGGCAAATCCCATGCGCTGAAGGAGATCAACCTCGCGATCCCCGAGCGTCAGGTCACGGCTTTTATCGGCCCCTCGGGCTGCGGAAAATCCACGCTGCTGCGCTGTCTCAACCGGATGTATGACCTTTATCCGGGCCAGTTTGCGCGTGGCGAGGTGATGCTGGATGGCGAGAATATCCTAAGCGAGACGATGGATCTGAACGCGCTCAGGATGAAGATCGGGATGGTGTTCCAGAAACCCACGCCCTTCCCGATGACGATCCGCGAGAATATCGCCTTCGCGCTGCGCCTCAACCGCCTCATGCCGAAATCGGAACTCGACGGGCGGGTCGAGGCGGCGCTGAAGGGGGCCGCCCTTTGGGACGAGGTGAAAGACAAGCTCGATGCGTCGGGTCAGAGCCTGTCGGGCGGGCAACAACAACGCCTGTGTATCGCACGCACCATCGCCGTCGAACCCGAGGGGATCCTGCTTGACGAGCCTGCCTCGGCGCTCGACCCGATCTCGACAGGGCGGATCGAGGAGACGATCCATGCGCTGCGCGAACGCTTCACCATCGTGATCCTCACCCATAACATGCAGCAGGCCCAACGCGTGAGCCAGCGCACGGCCTTCATGTATCTGGGGGAGTTGGTGGAAACGGGCGAGACCGCCCAGATTTTCGAAGCCCCCGCAGAACAACGCACCGCCGATTACGTGCGCGGCCATTTCGGCTGA
- a CDS encoding C4-dicarboxylate TRAP transporter substrate-binding protein: MALPAFAAETTIRVAYENNPGEPVDLVMHRWAELVDKASGGDVELELYPSSQLGAKKDVIEQAMLGVNVITIADVGFLTDYDPDLGILFGPYLTDDAASLFKIYESDWFKEKEAKLEEQGIHIVISNYLYGTRQLLTKTKVETPADLKGLKIRTPNNIMQIRAIEAMGGTPTPMPLADVYPALTQGTIDGVENPLPVLYGQKLHEQAKELSMISYLQNTSLWLGGQAYFDTLDPSVVEMLEETGHEAGLYSQELAAEQDAKIIEEMKAAGVTVTYPDIAPFKEATKAVYDQFPEWSDGLYDRIQSQLAE, translated from the coding sequence ATGGCCCTGCCCGCATTTGCGGCAGAGACCACCATTCGTGTGGCCTATGAAAACAACCCCGGCGAGCCGGTGGATCTTGTGATGCACCGCTGGGCCGAACTGGTCGACAAGGCATCGGGTGGGGATGTCGAACTCGAGCTCTATCCGTCGTCACAGCTGGGCGCGAAAAAGGATGTGATCGAGCAGGCGATGCTGGGCGTGAATGTCATCACCATCGCGGATGTGGGCTTTCTGACCGATTACGACCCGGATCTGGGGATCCTGTTCGGCCCCTATCTGACAGATGATGCCGCAAGCTTGTTCAAAATCTATGAATCGGACTGGTTCAAGGAAAAGGAAGCGAAGCTTGAGGAACAGGGCATCCATATCGTCATCTCGAACTATCTCTATGGCACCCGCCAGCTGTTGACGAAAACCAAGGTCGAGACCCCTGCCGATCTCAAAGGGCTGAAGATCCGTACCCCCAACAACATCATGCAGATCCGCGCCATCGAGGCGATGGGCGGGACACCGACCCCCATGCCGCTGGCCGATGTCTATCCTGCCCTGACGCAGGGCACCATCGACGGGGTGGAGAACCCCCTCCCCGTGCTCTACGGGCAAAAGCTGCACGAGCAGGCCAAGGAACTCTCGATGATTTCCTACCTGCAGAATACCTCGCTGTGGCTGGGCGGTCAGGCCTATTTCGACACCCTCGACCCTTCGGTTGTCGAGATGCTTGAGGAGACTGGCCATGAAGCGGGGCTCTATAGTCAGGAGCTTGCCGCCGAGCAGGACGCCAAGATCATCGAAGAGATGAAAGCGGCGGGTGTCACGGTGACCTATCCGGATATCGCCCCCTTCAAGGAGGCGACAAAGGCAGTCTATGACCAATTCCCCGAATGGTCCGACGGGCTTTACGACCGCATCCAGTCTCAACTCGCCGAGTGA